In the SAR202 cluster bacterium genome, CGACGGCGCCCTTGATGCCGAGCTCATCCCCGTCGCAGGCCACCCAGAACTGGCGGTGGAAGTATTCGCTGGGTTTCATGGGCAGGGGGGTCTCGTCGAAGAAGACGCCCTGTCGTCCAAAGATATGCTCGTCCAGGCGGCCCAGCCAGAAGGGGAGCCAGCCGGAGTTGCCTTCCAGGAACGAGCATCGCAGGTCGGGATTTCGCTCCAGGATGCCGGTGTAGATGAGGTGGCCCATGGAGATCATGTTCTCAAAGGGGAAGCCGATGGCGTGTTCCAGGGCGATGAGGACGCCCTGCTTGCCGGCGTAGCGGGTGCCGGTGTGGGGGCTGCCGCTGCTGACGCCGTGGAAGGAGATGGGGAAGTCGAGCTCCGAGGCCAGGTTCCAGACGGCGTCGTACTTGGGGTCGTCCCAGGTCTCGTTCTCCAGGGGCTTGGGCATCATCATGGTGACGGCGCCGAGCTTTTGGACGCATCGGCGGGCTTCAGAAACGATGCCTTCGATGTCCAGGGAGGGAATTTGGGCGACCATTTTGAGGCGGGAGGAGTCGGTGCTGCAGAAGTCGTGGGCCCAGTTGTTATAGGCGCGGACTAAGGCCCAGATTAGCTCGGGGTCCTTGCCCTGAAGCTTGGTGGGGCCGGCGTTGGTGCCGGGGATGCAGACCATTTTGTCCCAGCCGTACTTGTCCATATCGGCGAGGCGGGACTCGGCGCTCCACCAGGTGCGGAAGGCCTCGCCG is a window encoding:
- a CDS encoding amidohydrolase, which codes for MKNGFKVIDADAHLQEPLDIWDKYVEPAFYDRRPVVDKHQGRRFFSYKPGELYPNGGGIRGVRPAKVTERNEQKYGEAFRTWWSAESRLADMDKYGWDKMVCIPGTNAGPTKLQGKDPELIWALVRAYNNWAHDFCSTDSSRLKMVAQIPSLDIEGIVSEARRCVQKLGAVTMMMPKPLENETWDDPKYDAVWNLASELDFPISFHGVSSGSPHTGTRYAGKQGVLIALEHAIGFPFENMISMGHLIYTGILERNPDLRCSFLEGNSGWLPFWLGRLDEHIFGRQGVFFDETPLPMKPSEYFHRQFWVACDGDELGIKGAVDVIGDNKLVWNTDYPHSDAPDPDKALPQFLDQPLSDQTKRHILWDNPARLYGSRILN